Proteins from one Podospora pseudoanserina strain CBS 124.78 chromosome 1, whole genome shotgun sequence genomic window:
- a CDS encoding hypothetical protein (COG:D; EggNog:ENOG503NUQR), whose translation MSSSNNFDRYRPPREAPAHPPKPPFIAEYNNTSQSSSPATTGRRREGGGGVPPAVPSPPVYSSRTSPPPPPRPLRSAPSPAMSSPQRSQQQRREQWLFTLDEVKSTPSIMDGLPIGEERLRRAKGVNFIYQAGMLLELPQITIWVAAVFFHRFYMRYSMVEQNGGIHHYNIAATSLFLANKTEENCRKTKDLIIAVAKVAQKNTKLIIDEQSKEYWRWRDSILAFEEIMLETLTFDLMINNPYGEIFDLLAELDLIKNHKLRDGVWAFCNDACLTVLPLVLSTREVAISAIFFSATVNKVQIGDVRGQSWWVYLGGTEEMAALGVNLMCEFYRENPLRKQEKRPPSPEFRLESTRRRGDVAFGLGGMMEVDSPGTGTPTPVGTDRAGTQSPGRGRVNGNGVVKEEEGGVKREGSSSAEERRAAAVRASVENGDSDAALKAAANELGVHENGDGGGGGLVSPGPMLAAIKRKSAELEDAVDAAEREAKKIKLQDDEDEGEIKGS comes from the exons ATGTCTTCTTCCAACAACTTTGACCGATACCGACCACCAAGAGAAGCACCCGCTCACCCGCCAAAACCGCCGTTTATCGCAGAGTACAACAACACTTCGCAGTCGTCATCGCCTGCTACTACTGGGAGAAGGcgcgagggaggaggaggagtgccGCCTGCTGTACCGTCGCCCCCGGTTTATTCCTCCAGgacatcgccgccgccgccgccgcgaccGCTGCGGAGCGCCCCCTCGCCTGCCATGTCTAGCCCGCAGAggtcgcagcagcagaggagggagcagTGGCTGTTCACGCTGGACGAGGTGAAGAGTACGCCAAGCATCATGGACGGGCTGCcgattggggaggagaggttgaggagggcaaaGGGGGTGAATTTTATTTACCAGGCGGGCATGTTGCTGGAGCTGCCGCAGATTACGATTtgggtggcggcggtgttttTTCATCGGTTTTATATGCGGTATAGCATGGTCGAGCAGAATGGGGGCATACATCACTAT AATATCGCCGCCACATCGTTGTTTTTGGCGAATAAGACGGAGGAAAACTGCCGCAAGACGAAGGACTTGATCATTGCTGTCGCCAAGGTGGCTCAGAAGAACACCAAGCTGATTATTGATGAACAATCGAAGGAATACTGGCGGTGGCGGGATTCGATCCTTGCGTTTGAGGAGATCATGCTCGAGACGCTTACCTTCGATCTCATGATTAATAACCCCTACGGCGAGATTTTTGACCTGCTGGCTGAGCTGGATTTGATCAAAAACCACAAGCTGCGGGATGGGGTCTGGGCTTTTTGCAACGACGCGTGTCTGACGGTGctgccgttggtgttgagcacGAGGGAGGTGGCCATCTCGGCGATTTTCTTCTCGGCGACGGTGAACAAGGTGCAGATTGGGGATGTGAGGGGCCAGAGCTGGTGGGTGTACTTGGGGgggacggaggagatggcggcgTTGGGGGTGAATTTGATGTGTGAGTTTTATAGGGAGAACCCGCTGCGGAAGCAGGAGAAGCGTCCTCCCAGTCCGGAGTTTAGGCTGGAGAgcacgaggaggaggggggatgtggcttttgggcttggggggatgatggaggttgaTAGTCCGGGGACTGGGACGCCGACGCCGGTGGGGACAGATAGGGCTGGGACGCAGAGTccggggcgggggagggtcAATGGGAACGGGGttgtcaaggaggaggaggggggggtgaagagggaggggtcgtcgtcggccgaggagaggagggcggcggctgTTAGGGCGAGTGTGGAGAATGGAGATTCGGATGCGGCGTTGAAGGCTGCGGCGAATGAGTTGGGGGTTCATGAgaatggggatggtggtggtggggggttggtgtcccCTGGGCCGATGCTGGCGGCGatcaagaggaagagtgCCGAGTTGGAGGATGCGGTGGATGctgcggagagggaggcgaagaagattaAGTTgcaggatgatgaggatgagggggagatTAAGGGGTCTTGA